The following is a genomic window from Marinobacter sp. NP-4(2019).
GAAGAGACCCTGTTCGAAATGAAGGTTGTCGCCAGCGTTCTGCCGTTCCGTGTCAACGAGTATGTGATCAACGAACTGATCAACTGGGACAAGGTACCGAACGATCCGATCTACCAGTTGGTCTTCCCCCAGAAGGGCATGCTGAAGGACGAACATTTCGAACGTATGGCAAAGATGCACCGGGAAGGTGCCGACAAGAAGGAAATCCAGGCCGTTGCCAAGGAAATCCGTGACGAGCTTAACCCCCACCCGGCCGGCCAGATGGAAATGAACATGCCGGAACTGGATGGCGAGGTTCTGGACGGCGTTCAGCACAAGTATCGCGAAACCGTCCTGTTCTTCCCGGCCCAGGGGCAAACCTGTCACTCCTACTGCACCTTCTGTTTCCGCTGGGCGCAGTTTGTCGGTGACAAGGACCTGAAAATGGCCAGCACCGAAGCCGAGAAACTGCACGGCTACCTGCAGGAGCACACCGAGGTCACTGACCTGCTGGTCACCGGCGGCGACCCCATGGTGATGAAAACCAAGAACCTGGTGCAGTACCTGGAACCGCTGCTGCAGCCAGAGTTCGACCACATCCAGACCATCCGCATCGGCACCAAGGCCCTGACCTTCTGGCCTTATCGCTTCGTGACCGATAAGGACGCGGACGAGCTGATCGATCTGTTTGCCCGCCTGGTCGATGCCGGCAAGCACGTGGCGATCATGGCACACTATAACCACTGGCAGGAAATCACCACCGACATCGCCGAAGAAGCGATCCGTCGCATCCGCGCGACCGGCGCCGAGATCCGTGCCCAGGGCCCGCTGATCAAGCACGTCAACGACGACGCTGACGCCTGGGCCAAACTGTGGAAGAAAGAAGTGCAGCTGGGCATCATCCCTTACTACATGTTTGTGGAGCGGGACACGGGCGCCAAGAACTACTTCGAGATTCCGCTCGCCGAGGCTTACCACATCTACCGCGAGGCAATGAAGCAGGTCTCAGGCCTGGCCCGCACCGCACGCGGCCCCTCGATGAGCGCCGGTCCAGGCAAGGTGGAAATCCAGGGCATCACCGAAATCAAGGGTGAAAAGGTATTCGTCCTGCGCTTTCTGCAGGGCCGCAACCCGGACTGGGTGCAGCGCCCGTTCTTCGCAAAATACAGCGAAACGGCCACCTGGCTGCACGAGCTGGAGCCTGCCCTGGGAGAGGAGAAGTTCTTCTTTGAGGACGAGTACGAGCAGATGAAGAAGGGAAATGGCTGAAGCCAGCCCCTTCCTATGCTGAACTGAAGGCGCCGCTAGTCCGGCGCCTTCATGTAATCCCGCGGTGAGCAGCCTGTCCAGCGTCGAAATGCACGACTGAAGTTGGTGACATCGGAATAGCCCAACAGATCCGATACCTGACCAATACTTTTCTGCCGCAGGGCAAGCAGACGCTTGGCATGTTGCTGACGTATCGATTCCACCAGTTCCCGGAACACCACCCCTTCCCCCTGCAACTTGCGCTGCAGCGTTCGGGGCGTCATATTCAGCTTTTCCGCCACCGCCTCGATCGAGGCGAACCCCAGCTCCTCATCGAACGCCAGGTCCCGCACCTGTCGCACCAGTGACCGCCCGCCCCCGAGTCTGCCGAGCTCTTCCTTGCACTGCTCACGCGCCACACGGGCCGCCACCGGATCAGCCATAACCAGAGGATATTCCAGAATCGAGGCGTCGAAGATAAAGCCATTGAAGTCGCCGTCAAAGATCAGCGGGCCGGCAACCAGGTGCTCAAACCGATCCATGTAGGACGGCCTCGAAAAACGGACAACCCCTTCGCCATTGAGCCTTCGGCCGGTGAGCGCTTCTGCCATGGAGGCAAACCCCGTCAGGAGAAACTGCGCACCGACTGCTCCGAGCTGATAGCGCGCATCCCGCTCACTCAGGGTGAGACGTACACGATCACCCTCCCGGTCCAGAGACAATGTCAGATCGGACGAAGGCACACCGAAATAAGCCCTGGCGATCTCAAGCGCTTCGCCCAGGGTTTTTACTACCATGGCAGCTTGCCCGATCACCCCGTGACACGACACCTTCATCTGCAGCCCCAGCAGAAAACCGATGCCGGGCTCACCAGTCAGCTCAATCGCTCGCTGGATAAGTCGCGAAAAGCTTTCTCTGGGCAGGCGGAATCCGCTGCCCAGCAGGTCTTCGATCGAAAGCCCCTCTCCCGACAATAACTGCTCAACCGGGATATTCCACCGCTCAACCACATCGATCAGCAGCAGAACGTAGGTGCCCGGAACAGTAGGCTGACTGGAAACAATTGAAACGGCTGTCATTGGAGTTGTCGCCTAATGATCGTTTTTTGTCGTGCATTCATAGCCGGGTTCGGCGTGGACACACTCACAATAGCAGCAGATATCACCAGGTACAGGTGCCTGATTGCCAACCACAACCGTTAAAAAGGTCAAAACCATGTCTGTTGATCCAAGCACCATGACCGATGCGGAGAAAACCGATGTTATCCGCAAGACCATACTCGAAGAGGGAAGAGCGCTTCGTCGCCGTCACCCGTGGCTAGAGAAACACCAGAACCTGATCGGGGCATCGA
Proteins encoded in this region:
- a CDS encoding KamA family radical SAM protein, whose protein sequence is MNSIVTFPNRIPTAEFEERRFKVYTDRQLDKIEVIQNLPEETLFEMKVVASVLPFRVNEYVINELINWDKVPNDPIYQLVFPQKGMLKDEHFERMAKMHREGADKKEIQAVAKEIRDELNPHPAGQMEMNMPELDGEVLDGVQHKYRETVLFFPAQGQTCHSYCTFCFRWAQFVGDKDLKMASTEAEKLHGYLQEHTEVTDLLVTGGDPMVMKTKNLVQYLEPLLQPEFDHIQTIRIGTKALTFWPYRFVTDKDADELIDLFARLVDAGKHVAIMAHYNHWQEITTDIAEEAIRRIRATGAEIRAQGPLIKHVNDDADAWAKLWKKEVQLGIIPYYMFVERDTGAKNYFEIPLAEAYHIYREAMKQVSGLARTARGPSMSAGPGKVEIQGITEIKGEKVFVLRFLQGRNPDWVQRPFFAKYSETATWLHELEPALGEEKFFFEDEYEQMKKGNG
- a CDS encoding AraC family transcriptional regulator; the protein is MTAVSIVSSQPTVPGTYVLLLIDVVERWNIPVEQLLSGEGLSIEDLLGSGFRLPRESFSRLIQRAIELTGEPGIGFLLGLQMKVSCHGVIGQAAMVVKTLGEALEIARAYFGVPSSDLTLSLDREGDRVRLTLSERDARYQLGAVGAQFLLTGFASMAEALTGRRLNGEGVVRFSRPSYMDRFEHLVAGPLIFDGDFNGFIFDASILEYPLVMADPVAARVAREQCKEELGRLGGGRSLVRQVRDLAFDEELGFASIEAVAEKLNMTPRTLQRKLQGEGVVFRELVESIRQQHAKRLLALRQKSIGQVSDLLGYSDVTNFSRAFRRWTGCSPRDYMKAPD